In one Moritella sp. 5 genomic region, the following are encoded:
- a CDS encoding inorganic phosphate transporter: MEIIQAYGPYLLFMAAVFGLYMAWGIGANDVANAMGTSVGTKSLTVKQAIFIAIIFEFAGAYLAGGEVTDTVRKGIVDLAVFKEQGRPDALAFGMIAALLAAGTWLMIASIFGWPVSTTHSIVGAIVGFALVSVGPEAVQWGKAGGIVGSWVVTPILSGLIAYVTFMSIQKLIFDTKDPLANAKRYVPFYMALTTFVIAMVTIKKGLKHVGLHLTTTEALVASAVVSLLVAIAGAIYISKQNYSPSNDKDMHFSNVEKVFGILMIITACAMAFAHGSNDVANAIGPLAAVVSIVQHGGEIAEKAALAWWILPLGGLGIVVGLATMGHKVMSTIGTGITELTPSRGFAAQLATATTVVIASGSGLPISTTQTLVGAVLGVGMARGIAALNLNVVRTIVVSWVVTLPAGAILSIIFYKILEAIFVL; encoded by the coding sequence ATGGAAATCATTCAAGCATACGGTCCTTATCTACTGTTTATGGCGGCTGTCTTTGGCCTTTATATGGCATGGGGCATTGGTGCCAATGACGTAGCAAATGCGATGGGGACCTCTGTAGGTACCAAATCACTAACCGTAAAACAAGCGATCTTTATCGCTATCATTTTTGAATTTGCCGGGGCTTATTTAGCCGGTGGTGAAGTAACCGATACCGTTCGTAAAGGTATTGTTGACCTTGCAGTATTTAAAGAGCAAGGCCGCCCTGATGCATTAGCATTTGGTATGATCGCTGCACTACTCGCAGCAGGCACCTGGTTAATGATCGCATCAATTTTTGGCTGGCCGGTATCAACAACTCACTCAATCGTGGGTGCTATTGTTGGTTTTGCACTAGTCAGCGTGGGGCCTGAAGCCGTACAGTGGGGTAAGGCAGGTGGTATCGTAGGCAGCTGGGTTGTCACACCAATACTCTCAGGACTCATCGCTTACGTCACTTTTATGAGTATTCAAAAACTCATATTTGATACCAAAGATCCGCTTGCTAATGCTAAACGTTACGTGCCTTTCTACATGGCTTTAACAACATTTGTTATTGCAATGGTTACAATTAAAAAAGGTCTAAAACATGTAGGCTTACATTTAACTACAACTGAAGCTTTAGTTGCTTCGGCAGTAGTCAGTCTACTGGTTGCTATTGCTGGCGCCATTTACATCAGCAAACAAAATTACAGCCCAAGCAATGACAAAGACATGCATTTCTCAAATGTAGAAAAAGTGTTTGGTATCTTAATGATCATTACTGCTTGTGCAATGGCATTTGCCCACGGCTCTAACGATGTAGCCAATGCGATTGGTCCATTAGCAGCGGTTGTATCAATAGTGCAACACGGTGGCGAAATTGCCGAAAAAGCAGCGCTAGCGTGGTGGATTTTACCACTCGGTGGTCTTGGTATAGTGGTTGGTCTAGCGACTATGGGTCATAAGGTAATGTCTACTATCGGTACCGGCATTACAGAACTAACCCCAAGCCGTGGCTTTGCAGCACAGCTAGCAACAGCGACAACGGTAGTTATTGCCTCAGGTTCAGGTTTACCTATTTCTACAACACAAACGCTCGTAGGCGCTGTTTTAGGTGTAGGTATGGCACGTGGTATTGCGGCTCTGAATCTCAACGTCGTCAGAACGATCGTGGTATCTTGGGTCGTCACACTACCTGCAGGTGCAATACTTTCCATTATCTTCTACAAGATTTTAGAGGCCATTTTTGTCCTGTAA
- a CDS encoding TIGR00153 family protein — MPVNTILGLFAKSPITPLQEHITKVHETCELLVPFFAATTQQDWNKAETIRQQISQCERDADVLKREIRLKLPRGIFMPVDRTDMLDLLTQQDKIANRAKDIAGRVIGRNLQLPVEIADDFTLYLKRCIDATAQAKKAINELDELLETGFKGREVDLVENMINELDCIEDDTDSMQIVLRQKLRKIESDYNPIDVMFLYKILEWVGGLADQAETVGARLELMLARN; from the coding sequence ATGCCAGTAAATACAATTTTAGGACTTTTTGCTAAGTCTCCGATTACCCCGTTACAAGAACACATCACGAAAGTGCATGAGACTTGTGAATTACTTGTGCCATTTTTTGCTGCAACTACGCAACAAGATTGGAATAAAGCGGAAACTATCCGCCAACAGATCTCACAATGTGAACGAGATGCTGATGTATTAAAACGTGAAATCCGCTTAAAGCTACCACGCGGTATCTTTATGCCTGTCGATCGTACCGATATGTTAGACCTACTGACTCAGCAAGATAAGATCGCCAATCGTGCGAAAGATATTGCTGGTCGTGTCATCGGTCGGAATCTACAACTGCCAGTAGAAATCGCTGATGATTTCACGCTGTACCTAAAACGTTGCATTGATGCAACCGCGCAGGCTAAAAAAGCCATTAATGAACTCGATGAGTTACTAGAAACAGGCTTTAAAGGTCGTGAAGTTGATCTCGTTGAAAATATGATCAACGAACTCGATTGTATCGAAGATGATACTGATTCAATGCAAATCGTACTTCGTCAAAAACTGCGTAAAATTGAAAGTGACTACAATCCAATTGATGTTATGTTCCTTTACAAAATCTTAGAATGGGTTGGCGGATTAGCGGACCAAGCTGAAACTGTTGGCGCACGTCTCGAACTAATGCTAGCGCGTAATTAA
- a CDS encoding inorganic triphosphatase produces MSTEVEIKFVAKPQVKSQLVVLLADYVIIEQAVKPLSNTYFDTTTSQFRQFDFGLRTRKSLNFAEQTIKTAGIVRGGLHQRPEYNLPLQGDFPTLGDFPTEIWPENTDVAQLQVDLVDLFTTDFERTMWHVKLPNEAEIEVVFDQGMARSGEQSYPICEIELELVCGDIADLFTLAQQITQLGNVRLGNVSKAKRGYQLAGLYTPKIKPLALKMPVLETENLGDIFLTTLTQSYAHWQHHEQQYLETQNINALVEVVSAVALIQQTLLSYVNILPEIALKQTELVWLQQQLSAVGSASQLKQAMTNNRQFIRKFPEYKRITKELQALQQSYIDFTDIETLFNTSRYASIMLSVSQLLNQGLSSVKLDSANVLAFANTHLEASWQSVLDSSLSAPQLDADAYLQLHAKLKQNLLIGHCFSHHYSTEKRDKFRLPWQDILQGIDDLAVLQVLMGVAKQQPEAIAKQIEKVLVRKQCSLLDALEQTRHQALTMRPYWLEG; encoded by the coding sequence ATGAGTACGGAAGTTGAAATAAAATTTGTTGCTAAACCACAGGTTAAATCCCAATTAGTCGTGTTATTAGCGGACTATGTGATAATCGAGCAGGCTGTTAAGCCTTTATCTAATACTTATTTTGATACAACGACATCCCAATTTCGTCAGTTTGATTTTGGTTTGCGCACACGTAAAAGTTTAAATTTTGCTGAGCAAACCATTAAGACCGCAGGTATTGTCCGTGGTGGATTACATCAGCGTCCAGAATATAATTTACCATTACAAGGCGATTTTCCGACTTTAGGTGATTTTCCGACTGAAATTTGGCCCGAAAATACCGACGTTGCCCAGTTACAAGTGGATCTAGTGGATTTATTCACCACTGATTTTGAACGTACTATGTGGCATGTCAAGCTGCCGAATGAAGCGGAAATCGAAGTGGTTTTCGATCAGGGCATGGCGCGCAGTGGCGAACAAAGCTATCCGATTTGTGAAATTGAATTGGAATTAGTATGCGGCGATATTGCTGATCTATTTACGTTAGCGCAGCAGATCACACAACTGGGTAATGTACGTTTGGGTAATGTGAGTAAAGCTAAACGAGGTTATCAACTTGCAGGTTTATATACACCTAAAATTAAACCGTTAGCGCTAAAAATGCCAGTATTAGAAACTGAAAACTTAGGGGATATATTTTTAACGACATTGACTCAAAGTTATGCACATTGGCAACATCATGAGCAACAGTATTTAGAAACCCAAAATATTAATGCCTTGGTTGAAGTTGTGTCTGCGGTAGCGTTGATCCAACAAACGCTACTCAGTTATGTAAATATACTGCCTGAAATCGCGCTAAAGCAAACAGAATTGGTTTGGTTGCAGCAGCAGTTATCGGCGGTAGGTAGTGCGTCACAGTTAAAGCAAGCGATGACCAATAATAGACAGTTTATTCGTAAGTTCCCTGAATATAAACGTATTACCAAGGAATTACAGGCATTACAACAGAGTTATATTGATTTTACGGACATTGAAACGCTATTTAATACATCAAGATACGCCAGCATTATGTTATCCGTTAGCCAGTTACTGAACCAAGGTTTAAGCAGTGTAAAGCTTGATAGTGCTAATGTTCTTGCGTTTGCTAATACGCATTTAGAAGCCAGTTGGCAGAGCGTACTGGACTCGTCATTGTCTGCGCCACAACTCGATGCCGATGCGTACTTACAATTACATGCTAAATTGAAGCAAAATTTATTAATCGGGCATTGTTTTAGCCACCATTATTCAACAGAGAAGCGTGATAAATTCCGCTTACCTTGGCAGGATATATTACAGGGTATTGATGATTTAGCGGTATTGCAGGTACTCATGGGGGTTGCAAAACAACAGCCGGAAGCAATTGCTAAACAAATCGAAAAGGTGTTAGTGCGTAAACAATGTTCGTTATTGGATGCATTAGAGCAAACTCGCCATCAAGCATTAACGATGCGGCCGTATTGGTTGGAAGGATAA
- a CDS encoding PspA/IM30 family protein: MSIFKKIMTAIRGGAREVGEGIVDANSMRIFEQEIRDAQTHLTNAKRNLTDVMAKQMQSGRELERVKANLTEHEGYAVQALNAGNEALALEVAEKIAQLEQQVIEQQQNLDSFTSSAAKLKDLVKKSERQLAEHQRQLTMVKTTDSVQKATSAITDNFSASNSKLLSAKDSLERIKQKQQDFDDRMLAADELQAEGSDQSLKSKLAEAGIGQQQSNANSVLERLKAKQNS; the protein is encoded by the coding sequence ATGAGCATTTTTAAGAAAATTATGACCGCGATCCGTGGTGGCGCCCGTGAAGTAGGTGAAGGTATTGTTGATGCAAACTCAATGCGTATCTTTGAACAAGAAATTCGTGACGCCCAAACCCATTTAACCAATGCTAAACGTAATTTAACGGATGTAATGGCAAAGCAGATGCAATCAGGCCGTGAATTGGAGCGTGTAAAAGCCAACCTAACTGAACATGAAGGTTATGCTGTACAAGCATTGAATGCCGGTAACGAAGCCCTAGCATTAGAAGTAGCTGAAAAAATTGCCCAGCTAGAGCAACAAGTTATCGAACAACAGCAAAATTTAGATAGTTTCACGAGCAGCGCTGCAAAACTAAAAGATTTAGTCAAGAAAAGTGAGCGTCAATTGGCAGAGCATCAACGTCAATTAACAATGGTGAAAACCACTGATAGCGTGCAAAAAGCAACATCAGCTATCACTGACAATTTTAGCGCAAGTAATTCAAAACTACTCAGTGCGAAAGATTCGTTAGAGCGTATTAAGCAAAAACAACAAGACTTTGATGATCGTATGCTTGCAGCTGATGAACTACAAGCTGAAGGCAGCGACCAATCATTAAAATCAAAACTTGCGGAAGCGGGCATTGGCCAACAGCAAAGTAACGCGAACTCGGTATTAGAACGTTTAAAAGCCAAGCAAAATAGCTAA
- a CDS encoding YjfI family protein, translated as MNIHKIANYLNDLGDKSDTGYKFDCTPISGDVDVLRVDVEGREEIPIFVSVTDEQILCIAYLWGENEVKTEKRVEMLEAMLELNIPMPLSSFAKIDNMYVVYGALSVQSSIADVEHELVVLSDNSLEVITELSDYLV; from the coding sequence ATGAACATACATAAAATTGCAAATTATCTGAATGATCTTGGCGACAAGTCTGACACAGGCTATAAATTTGACTGTACGCCAATTTCCGGTGATGTTGATGTACTGCGTGTCGACGTTGAAGGGCGTGAAGAAATTCCAATTTTTGTTTCTGTCACTGATGAGCAAATTCTTTGTATTGCTTATCTCTGGGGCGAGAACGAAGTTAAAACAGAAAAACGTGTCGAAATGCTAGAAGCGATGTTAGAACTTAACATTCCAATGCCACTTTCATCATTCGCTAAAATCGATAACATGTACGTGGTATATGGCGCATTATCAGTGCAATCAAGCATTGCTGATGTAGAACATGAATTAGTTGTATTAAGTGATAACAGTCTCGAAGTTATTACTGAATTATCAGATTATTTAGTTTAA
- a CDS encoding DUF350 domain-containing protein, producing the protein MSVFETLLSSDLLLFLIADLIIALTLLSAMRFFTGAVDNIDTTDELAKRDNFAFGISLAGAILGLGIVLSGAITGEKAATLPIEILGMSLYGLAGLVLIKLGRWIHDRVSLNQLDKNTEIAQRNVAVAIVDACASIATAIIIRSTLIWAEGLEVITFIAIFSGFLISQTLMLLMTRYREHRYSRGNLGTTMQQAFTDNNIAVAMRHGGYLIGVAIAVTIASNYIYYDTANLMTTLGSWMVFSLVMLTAFTILAIIAKKLILNGVDINKEVDLQNNIGVATMDMAINLSIALILTALLI; encoded by the coding sequence ATGTCTGTTTTCGAAACGCTCTTATCGTCAGATCTGTTACTGTTTTTAATTGCCGACCTCATCATCGCCCTCACCCTACTCTCTGCGATGCGATTTTTCACCGGTGCCGTCGATAACATAGATACCACCGATGAATTAGCCAAGCGGGACAATTTTGCTTTTGGTATTAGTTTAGCTGGAGCCATCCTTGGCTTAGGTATCGTACTTTCTGGAGCCATCACAGGCGAAAAAGCCGCAACTCTGCCAATCGAAATATTAGGCATGAGCCTGTACGGCTTAGCAGGACTGGTATTAATTAAACTTGGCCGTTGGATCCATGATCGAGTATCGCTCAATCAACTCGATAAAAATACTGAAATAGCGCAGCGTAATGTTGCGGTGGCGATTGTAGATGCCTGCGCCTCAATTGCCACCGCAATCATTATTCGTTCAACATTAATCTGGGCTGAAGGGTTAGAAGTCATCACCTTTATCGCTATATTTAGTGGTTTTTTGATCTCCCAAACACTAATGTTACTCATGACCCGCTACCGTGAGCACCGTTATTCACGTGGCAATCTTGGCACCACCATGCAACAAGCCTTTACCGACAATAATATTGCCGTTGCCATGCGCCACGGGGGGTACCTGATTGGTGTCGCGATAGCAGTGACGATAGCCAGTAACTATATTTATTACGATACCGCCAATCTCATGACCACCTTAGGTTCTTGGATGGTGTTTAGCTTGGTAATGCTAACGGCTTTTACTATTCTCGCTATCATAGCTAAAAAATTAATTCTTAATGGCGTGGATATTAATAAAGAAGTTGACCTACAAAATAACATAGGTGTCGCGACAATGGACATGGCAATCAACCTCTCTATTGCCTTGATCCTCACAGCGTTATTAATTTAA
- the glnE gene encoding bifunctional [glutamate--ammonia ligase]-adenylyl-L-tyrosine phosphorylase/[glutamate--ammonia-ligase] adenylyltransferase: protein MSTEGQIVDVLADTGRIYWQRWCERNKSYLTLLSAEQIAQSQRVFSLSDFIAESCINKTDLLCDIWQSGLLTQSSRTALVEAQLATQLAACDSEPALLRTIRQFRRFHMCIIAWRELLQVATLSESLTHTSHLADCLIEGALEWLYQLQCKEQGTPVNHEGIKQQLVILAMGKLGGGELNFSSDIDLIFTYPETGETVGAGRTVVNQKFFQRLGQRLIAALHQVTADGFAYRVDMRLRPFGDSGPLVMSFNAFEEYYQNQGRDWERYAMVKARALGGNAETRVELEKMLRPFIYRRYVDFSAIDALRNMKAMIKAEVRRKGLKDNIKLGSGGIREVEFVAQTFQLIRGGREPILQIKSLLATLKILQSLGEISAESYTVLTESYCYLRQVENILQQINDAQTQTLPQSELDQRRLISVLGYADWDSFYVYINQVMANIHREFSQVIGGDDEDNEESQPALDLWHLELSTDEAITLLAEYGLLEQDAQNFVRDLNHFKTDYERKTVGPRGRQTIEKLLPKLLFSILKSDDPVALLPRIIALLCKILNRTAYLELLAENDLALTQLLRLCGASSMVAKQLSSHPILLDELLVPSHLYHPTPLHEYRSELRQFMLRIPEEDHEQQLEALRQYKQTQLLRIAAADIGGELALMKVSDHLTWLAEAVIDNVVNLAWQQLEEKHGVPHNVVESGEKGFAVVAYGKLGGIELGYGSDLDLVFIHNCEAAGVTNGAKVIDSRQFYLRLAQRIIHIFSTRTSTGILYEVDMRLRPSGSSGVLACPVSRFLDYQCKEAWTWEHQSLVRTRIVYGDKLIQSRFTEVKRSIIAKPRDTTELKKQVVEMRLKMREHLLKTNADQFDIKQSEGGITDIEFMMQYIVLNYAAQMPKIQLWPDNVRIISRCVSEGLITEALGTSLTASYCQMRDEIHRLNLLGKEGVVANSEFVVQRKVVTDYWQQLFAV, encoded by the coding sequence ATGAGTACTGAAGGTCAAATTGTTGATGTATTAGCGGATACAGGTCGGATTTATTGGCAACGTTGGTGCGAACGTAACAAGAGTTATTTAACCTTGTTGTCCGCAGAGCAGATAGCCCAAAGCCAGCGGGTTTTTTCGTTAAGTGATTTTATTGCTGAAAGTTGTATTAATAAGACCGATCTATTATGTGATATTTGGCAATCAGGCTTACTCACTCAATCATCACGCACAGCGCTGGTGGAAGCGCAATTAGCCACTCAGCTTGCGGCCTGTGATTCTGAACCTGCATTACTGCGTACTATTCGTCAATTTCGCCGTTTTCATATGTGTATTATCGCGTGGCGAGAGTTATTACAAGTTGCAACGCTGAGTGAAAGTTTAACCCATACTTCTCACCTTGCAGACTGTTTAATTGAAGGTGCTCTAGAGTGGTTATATCAACTGCAATGTAAAGAACAAGGTACACCCGTTAATCACGAGGGCATTAAGCAGCAGTTGGTTATATTAGCCATGGGTAAATTAGGCGGCGGTGAACTCAATTTCTCATCTGATATTGATCTTATTTTTACGTATCCAGAAACGGGTGAGACAGTTGGTGCTGGACGTACTGTTGTGAATCAGAAATTCTTCCAACGTTTAGGTCAGCGGTTAATTGCGGCATTACATCAAGTCACCGCCGATGGTTTTGCTTACCGCGTGGATATGCGTTTGCGTCCGTTTGGTGATTCAGGCCCTTTAGTCATGAGCTTTAATGCATTTGAAGAATATTACCAAAACCAAGGCCGAGATTGGGAACGCTATGCCATGGTGAAAGCCCGTGCTTTGGGTGGTAATGCAGAAACCAGAGTCGAATTGGAAAAAATGCTACGCCCGTTTATCTATCGTCGTTATGTTGATTTTAGTGCGATTGATGCGCTGCGTAATATGAAGGCTATGATTAAAGCCGAAGTGCGTCGTAAAGGTTTGAAAGACAATATTAAGCTGGGTAGTGGTGGGATTCGCGAAGTGGAGTTCGTGGCACAAACTTTCCAACTTATTCGAGGAGGGCGAGAGCCTATATTACAAATTAAGTCGTTGTTAGCGACGCTTAAAATCTTGCAGTCGCTGGGTGAAATATCAGCAGAAAGCTATACCGTGCTCACAGAAAGTTATTGTTATTTACGCCAGGTAGAAAATATCCTGCAACAAATTAATGATGCGCAAACCCAAACGTTACCGCAATCAGAATTGGATCAACGCCGCTTAATTAGCGTGCTAGGTTATGCTGACTGGGATAGCTTTTATGTTTATATCAATCAAGTGATGGCGAATATTCATCGTGAGTTTAGTCAGGTTATTGGTGGCGATGACGAGGATAATGAAGAATCACAACCAGCGTTAGATTTATGGCATTTAGAGCTCTCAACAGATGAAGCAATAACGTTGCTTGCAGAATATGGTTTGTTGGAACAAGATGCGCAGAATTTTGTTCGAGATTTAAATCATTTTAAAACTGACTACGAACGTAAAACAGTAGGACCTAGGGGTCGACAAACTATTGAAAAATTATTACCTAAACTACTATTTTCGATCTTAAAATCGGATGATCCTGTTGCGTTATTACCGCGTATTATTGCCTTGTTATGCAAAATTTTAAACCGTACTGCTTATTTAGAATTGTTAGCCGAGAATGACTTAGCATTAACACAGTTATTACGTTTGTGTGGGGCAAGTTCGATGGTGGCGAAACAGCTGTCGAGTCACCCCATTTTATTAGATGAGTTATTAGTCCCGTCACACTTATATCACCCAACGCCATTGCATGAATATCGTAGTGAGTTGCGCCAATTTATGCTGCGTATTCCTGAAGAAGATCACGAACAGCAATTAGAAGCGCTACGCCAATATAAACAGACTCAATTGTTACGTATTGCGGCAGCTGATATTGGTGGTGAGTTAGCATTAATGAAGGTGAGTGACCATCTTACATGGTTGGCGGAGGCCGTGATTGATAATGTGGTCAATCTAGCTTGGCAACAATTAGAAGAGAAACATGGCGTTCCCCACAATGTGGTTGAGAGCGGTGAAAAAGGGTTTGCTGTTGTCGCCTATGGCAAGCTTGGTGGTATCGAATTAGGTTATGGCTCGGACTTAGATCTGGTGTTTATCCATAATTGTGAAGCCGCAGGCGTGACCAACGGTGCAAAAGTGATCGATAGCCGTCAATTTTATTTACGATTAGCACAACGCATTATTCATATATTTAGTACGCGTACTAGCACTGGCATTTTGTATGAAGTCGATATGCGTTTACGCCCATCGGGTAGCTCAGGGGTTCTCGCTTGTCCGGTATCTCGATTCTTGGATTATCAATGTAAAGAAGCGTGGACCTGGGAGCATCAATCATTAGTGCGTACCCGTATCGTCTATGGCGATAAGTTGATTCAAAGTCGTTTCACTGAGGTTAAGCGTAGTATTATAGCCAAACCTCGTGATACCACAGAACTGAAAAAACAAGTGGTCGAAATGCGTTTGAAAATGCGTGAGCATTTGTTAAAAACCAATGCTGATCAGTTTGATATAAAGCAGTCAGAGGGCGGCATTACCGATATCGAATTCATGATGCAGTATATTGTATTAAATTATGCTGCGCAGATGCCGAAAATCCAACTCTGGCCTGATAATGTCCGTATTATTAGTCGTTGTGTATCTGAAGGGCTCATTACCGAGGCGTTGGGAACTAGCTTAACCGCAAGCTATTGCCAAATGCGTGATGAAATCCATCGACTTAATTTATTAGGTAAGGAAGGCGTTGTTGCGAATAGTGAATTTGTTGTACAACGTAAAGTTGTTACTGATTACTGGCAACAGTTGTTTGCGGTGTAG
- the lpxL gene encoding LpxL/LpxP family Kdo(2)-lipid IV(A) lauroyl/palmitoleoyl acyltransferase: MTDKIKTAKPIVTKENTKFKLSFLHPKHWPLLFAATFLWLISLLPNTAQSIFGRALGRLVAKILPRRLKIAQQNLALSFPEKSDSEIKVLAKENFKYTGLAVVDTANAWFWPDWRIKQNMVVEGQEHIDQAKTDGNGMLILGGHFLSLEMSARIFGLLRPTYAIYRPNKNPLMEYLQCRGRTLSNKGLLDRRDIKGMLRVLDEGEPLWYAPDHDYGPRRSVFVPFFAVEKACTITGTTLFASGNNTKTYPASSSRFPDGRYKLTIRAPLESFPTGDEVKDATICNKECEKSILEQVPQYMWLHRRFKTRPEGEPSLYK; this comes from the coding sequence ATGACAGATAAAATTAAAACCGCTAAGCCGATAGTCACCAAAGAAAACACGAAATTCAAACTCAGTTTTTTGCATCCCAAACACTGGCCATTATTGTTCGCCGCTACTTTTTTATGGCTTATCTCTTTATTACCGAATACGGCGCAAAGTATATTTGGTCGTGCTTTAGGCCGTTTGGTTGCTAAAATATTACCCCGTCGTCTAAAAATAGCACAACAAAATCTTGCCTTAAGTTTCCCAGAGAAATCTGACAGCGAAATTAAAGTCCTAGCAAAAGAGAATTTTAAATATACTGGTTTAGCGGTTGTTGATACTGCCAATGCTTGGTTCTGGCCAGATTGGCGTATTAAGCAGAATATGGTTGTCGAAGGTCAGGAGCACATAGACCAAGCAAAGACTGACGGTAACGGTATGCTAATACTCGGAGGTCACTTTTTATCACTGGAAATGTCGGCACGTATTTTTGGCTTATTACGACCAACCTATGCAATATATCGCCCGAATAAAAACCCATTGATGGAATACTTACAATGCCGTGGTCGCACACTCTCAAATAAAGGTTTGCTTGACCGCCGAGATATCAAAGGCATGTTACGCGTACTCGATGAAGGTGAGCCATTATGGTATGCGCCGGATCATGATTATGGTCCTCGTCGAAGCGTATTTGTACCGTTTTTTGCGGTTGAAAAAGCCTGTACCATTACTGGCACCACGCTTTTCGCCTCAGGTAATAATACGAAAACCTACCCAGCGTCTTCTAGTCGCTTTCCAGATGGTCGTTATAAGTTAACTATTCGCGCACCACTGGAGAGCTTCCCAACGGGCGATGAAGTTAAAGATGCCACGATCTGCAATAAAGAATGTGAAAAATCTATTTTAGAGCAAGTGCCACAATACATGTGGTTGCATCGCCGCTTTAAAACGCGTCCGGAAGGTGAGCCAAGCTTGTATAAATAA
- a CDS encoding TolC family outer membrane protein yields MKFNKILLACGLAFFANSASADNLQQIFEQALTKDPLYLEAQANRDAALERITEQEAANLPQIGLNADLGYTMTSDYRTNTTSNGNALTSTVGLRLTQSLYEESNFINVSQAAKQAEQSELAVQAELQSLILRVSNAYFNVLRANDTLEFSNRNKDAVERQLEQTTQRYNVGLTDKTDVLEAQSSFDLSVAEVINAENTLANSYESLTEITGLTHTDISPLNTARFSPTAPNGQRDNWLDTANNQNLSIQIQRIAKQIAEGNVDLANSTDNMSLNLVANAGAKYTDYGDDNNNGGAGFENTVSSGNVGIEFSMPLYTGGAVTSTEKQAVYKVTASQEQLTKASREVQTKIRTYYNNVTAALSSIKAYEQTVKSSESALEATQAGFGVGTRTIIDVLNATKGLYQSKQSLSGSRYNYIISMLQLKQAAGTLNAEDVNLVNAGLKAKY; encoded by the coding sequence ATGAAGTTTAATAAGATTCTTCTAGCCTGCGGTCTGGCATTTTTTGCAAACTCAGCAAGTGCAGATAATTTACAACAAATATTTGAACAAGCCCTGACCAAAGATCCACTATATTTAGAAGCGCAAGCAAATCGCGATGCAGCACTAGAAAGAATTACTGAACAAGAAGCAGCAAACTTACCACAAATTGGTTTAAATGCTGACCTTGGTTACACAATGACAAGCGATTATCGAACTAATACAACCTCTAATGGTAACGCGTTAACGAGTACGGTTGGTCTTCGTTTGACCCAGTCATTATATGAAGAAAGTAATTTCATTAATGTTAGCCAAGCCGCTAAACAAGCAGAGCAAAGTGAACTTGCCGTTCAAGCTGAGCTGCAAAGTCTTATCTTGCGCGTATCGAATGCTTACTTTAATGTATTAAGAGCCAACGATACTTTAGAATTTTCTAACCGTAATAAAGACGCAGTAGAACGTCAACTAGAACAAACGACCCAACGTTACAATGTGGGTCTAACCGACAAAACTGACGTATTAGAGGCACAATCAAGCTTCGATTTATCAGTAGCAGAAGTAATTAACGCTGAAAATACCCTCGCCAACAGCTACGAGTCATTAACCGAAATAACCGGTTTAACGCATACCGATATTTCACCATTGAATACTGCGCGTTTTAGCCCAACAGCACCAAATGGCCAGCGTGATAATTGGTTAGATACTGCCAACAACCAAAATTTATCAATCCAGATCCAACGTATTGCTAAGCAAATTGCAGAAGGTAATGTCGATCTAGCGAACTCTACTGATAACATGTCATTGAACTTAGTCGCAAATGCCGGTGCTAAATATACGGATTATGGCGATGATAATAACAATGGTGGTGCAGGCTTCGAAAATACAGTTTCGTCAGGTAATGTGGGCATCGAATTTAGTATGCCGCTATACACAGGTGGCGCAGTAACTTCAACAGAAAAACAAGCCGTTTATAAAGTAACAGCCAGCCAAGAACAATTAACCAAAGCAAGCCGTGAAGTACAAACCAAAATTCGAACTTATTATAACAACGTGACGGCCGCGTTAAGTTCTATCAAGGCCTATGAGCAAACGGTTAAATCATCTGAAAGTGCATTAGAAGCAACTCAAGCAGGCTTTGGGGTAGGTACACGTACGATTATTGACGTGTTAAATGCAACTAAAGGTTTATATCAATCGAAGCAATCATTATCCGGATCACGTTATAACTACATCATTAGTATGTTACAGTTAAAACAAGCCGCTGGAACCTTGAACGCTGAAGATGTAAATTTAGTTAATGCTGGGTTAAAAGCAAAATACTAA